ATGATTGATAACCTGTCCAAAAGTGAGCTGTTTACCCGAGCCTCGCTGCTTATTAAGTACGGATTTCGAACGACCATTATCGCGCTCGATACTGGTTTGCCAATCCACATTATCAGAAGGCTTCACAAAGAAGTGACGGGCAAGTCACCTTGTCCTGGTCAATTGCCAGAATCTGATGCCATCGTTAAAAGCAGAAGAGCCCTAGTTGAAGGCTCCCTGCTGATGGCGCTTTATGTCAATATTGGTGGTGATAATGTCTACAAGCAATTAAATATTGATGCTTTGATGAAAGCTTACGATGCGTACTTGGTTGCAAGGGAAGAAGCAGATCTTCCAGCTGAGATCCCCTGGAAAAAACTAACCATCAATGAAGGTTGGGTTTTAGCTCGTGATTTAAGATCACAGCTTGCATCCTTACACCGGTGTCGATGCGGTAGTCTGTATTTGACGGTATCTCAACAGCGCATTCAGCTTAAATGTCCTGTGTGCGAGATTATGGCCGAGCAAACCACTAGAGCACTTTTTGAGAACTAACATGCTGATACATGATTTGATTGTGCACCGCCTGTGCACTTGGAGAGTACTAAGATGACAAGCTTACTTAAATCTTTACCAGCACGCTGCTGGGTTATTTCACTGGGGCTTTTTCTGGCGACTTTGGCTGTGGCTCATTTTTTTCCCTCAGAAATATTAACAGCATCTGCCAAGTTAGCGGCTTTGCCATTTCTGTTCTGCACCGTCGTTTTTTTCAGCTACTTGGGATTCAAAGCGACCTGTAACCCCATCGGCCTTATAGCCATCACCACTATGTTTTTAGCAATCGCATATTGGCAAGCGAGTTGGACAATTGTTGGTTTGGGACTCTTTTTCATAGTTATTTGTACTGGAATTAGATTCTTGAGCAGCCAAGTTAAAGATTCGGGTAGAACTTTGAGCATTGAAGAAAAATGGTATTGGTATAAGCTCCATTCGTTTTTTGATGGCTTTTATCCAAGGTATCCCAAAAAGCCAAAAAAATAGCCAGCCCACCACAAGCTGGCTACCTTCTATTTTCAGTTCCTTCCTGATGCCTGGTTATAGGCCCTAATATCGATCAAGTTGTTCTGAGCATAATCTCCCGCAAGGGATGCATTTGAGATCACCGCTATCTGCTTATCCACAAATGCTTTATCTTCTTCGGACACACTGTCAGGGATGTAACCGCCACTCTCATCCTTTTGACGATAGTCATTTAGCATTTGCTCCCTTAGACCAAGCATTTCAGGCGACCAACTCGATGAGTCTTCAGAGTTGAAAACGCGCCCCGCCAAACCTTCATTGAAAGCTTGAGCGAACACTTGACTTTGTATCGGAGTCAATCCCATTCTCTGCCCTTCGCTGTATGCTTCCTGTTTAAAATCATCGGCGTACTGTTCTAAGAACTCACCATACCGATTGTTAACTGCCGCACCAAATGCCCCCGCCAACATGGCTTCAGACTTAGTGCCCCAGTTTACTTCGGAGGCATACTGCGAACTCGATCCACTGTATGCATCATTAAACGCCGTCAATGGATTTTCCAAAGAGGTTCCGGCATCAACGGCGGCTTTTAAGCCATCCCAGGTTGATTTGCTGGCCACCGTTGCATTGTGCAAGAAACCTCGTGAGCCAGGATCTTCAAGCGCTTGTTCTTTGTAACTCTCATAGTCTTCGCCAAAGTGATTCAAGGTATGCAGTGCTGCATCAGTATGCTTGCCACTGAAATCACCAATAGCACTGGCGCTGTTGAAGAACATTTCAGCACCAGAAACTCCGCTATCATCAGCCATAATGCGTGATCGCCACTGAGATCCAGCCTCACTGTTTAGTCCTGATTGATAGGTACTTGTGTCAGAAGCTACGGCCTGCTGAGCTTGCTGCTGATGCTCATTCAACTGTCCATCTATACCAAACAGATTGGTTTGGTAAGCCGATTGAGCTGCGTTGAACTGAGTTTGAACTGTTGCTGCATCCTCGTATCCGCCCAATACACCCGATTCAACTTGGCTTTGAGTACCACCAAAAGTAGGTGCAGTTGATGACAAGCCTTCATTTGAGCGCGGCTGTATCGAGCGTAAATCAGCTCCGGTAGCCATGGCCATAACCGTCATTGCAGCTTGATAATCATTGTCGCGTTCAGCGGGCGTTGAAGAGTTGCTATAGGTTAAAGACTCCATAGCTGCGGCCACATACGCCTGATTATCCTCAGGTAACAAGCGCTGATACATTGGAAGGTTTTCACGTAAACGGTTACCTGCTTCAACATGCTGGTTCATATAGCGACCTAAATAATCCATGACTTCAGGATTGTCCGCCGCTAATCGGGTTAACGTCGCACCATCAGTATTTCTTTGTCCTGATAGACTGTAGCTGGCCTGATCAAGCTCACTAAAGCGATTTGATGCCGTGACAACGTCTTGTGCTGAACTCTGAAGTGACTGATAGTCTTGGTTAGACAAGGACATCTCAAAGCCAGAACGTCTTGAGTCTGAAAGGTCCTTAACCATTGCATCGCGATACTCAGCACGTCGTGAATCACTCGATGCCAAGCTTTGCATCTCCCCAGTGAGCGTATTTGCGGTCGTAGATCGAGAACTGCCTTCTGACGACTCAACTTGGCCACTAAAGTTACCACCTAAATCCAGCCCTGCTCGTACCCTTGATAGTTTTGGTACACGAGATGAGTCTGGCTTATCGACTCCTGGCAAGTTGCCCTGTGGAGAATCATTGCCGCCAGTACCAAGAAGCCTTCCAAGAAAGCCCTTATCAGCAACTTCTTTCTCACCGGGATTAGTAATGGTTCCATCGCCACCGACCCTTAGGCCTCCCGATAGCACGCCCGATACCAAGCCACGTACAGCATCTTTTTTATCGTCTCCAAAACCATACCGAGTTTGCAGGTCATCAGTAACCTGATTAACAACGGCGCTAGATGCGGAGTTAGAAGAACCAATCTGACGTCCAACCGAAGACAGGTTGTCGTAACTTAGCTTTTCACCAAAAGTTCGACTCATGGTATTGCCAACCTGACGACTAAAGGCTTGGGTTGCCTGAGTCATGGATTCTTTTGCAGAGCCGACCATTGAACCCACCGCATTTCCGACAGAGAAACTGCTAAGTAGGTTTGACGCGCCGGTCATAGCAGAACCAGTGAGGGCTGAATTTTGGAACATTGACTGTGATTGCATCACCGGGGCATTTTTCGCGACATCTGGACTTGCCATCTTTTCATCAATTGCATCACCGTTTTGAAGACGTCCAGCCAAGTGGGTAGCGGTTATTGCTGAGCCATACACGAGCATGAGCGAAATCGCCGGAACACTCGACGCCAACATGCCGCCAGTAGCTATCCAGGTTTGCAGCACTGAATCCATCTGCATCATCCCAGCAAAAGATGGCACTTCTGTACCTGCAAAGGCATCAAGAGCCGACATTTTCCCTGCAACGGTTAAATGAATATACAGGTTAATGATGGCCATGACAGGCATCCAAAGTTGAATCCAAAGCAGGATTAACAAGTACTTCCCGGCCATTCGCATCCCGATTTGGCCAAGGGCAATCACAAAGGCCATCAATGGGGTGATGGCGTAAATGAAACCCTCAAAAAACGTCATCATCGGACGAACGATACTTTGGAACAGGGTCTGCTCCGCCGCCCATTGCGTATTGCGCTGCTCAATCGCTTGGTTAACCATCACGGCAGCGGTGAAAGCTTGATCATCCATATACTTGCCCGTCACGCTTTGCTCATAAATAGGCAAAAGCACCGACGAGGTCATGTACTCTTGGGTGTTAACCGAGGCCAAACCAAGATTATTCAGTGCATTTCGGATCACGTCATCAGTGTCCGTTGCTGACGAAGTCCCCAATGAGGCCGACAGAACCTGTTTAAGCCTTGGAATGAAGGTTGATTCTGTCATGAGTTTCAGCTGGCTATAGGCATCGGTGCAGTCCAGATCGCTACTGCTACCACTGAGCATGATGCGCGTGCCATAAATGCGCGAATCAAACCTAAGCGCAGTCATCGGGTTAGGATCACTCAGCACCTGATCGAGGTTCTTTTGGCCAATGTCGATACCAATCAAGGTGCACTCTTTGATGTAGTTAAACCACGATTGCTCTATGTCCGAACCGCCGACACGATTTGCATCACCCAACCCAGAGCGATCCATCACCTGTTTTCTCACTTTAATCAGTGACTGTAAACTGGATGCAAAGCCGTATTCCGTCATCGCGGGAGTTGAGAACGCCGTTTCAAACAATCGCGTGATTTGAAAGCCAACTGTAGAAATCGTACTGCCTGCGGCAGCAACACCGATGGGCACATTATCAACCACTCGAACTTGTCCCGTGTACGCATCCTCAATGCTCACTCGAGTACTGGGTCCAAACATGGTTGCAAAGACTAGCCATGAGACTAAAACGTGCTGAAAGTTAATCCCACGACCACCTTGCATTAAGGCCTGAACAGAGACCATCAATACCCCAATGAGCAAGCCAATCCGAACCATTGAAGTAAAGTCGCCTGTACCAGTGATCATCGCGACAGCGTTCAAGACCTGCTCTAAAAATGCCGAATCCCCGATGGAATAGATCTCCCACATTATCTATTCCCCCAGCGCCGTAGATTTAACGGTGTAATAACGCTGTTTGCGAATGGTCTGAATCACCTGGTTAAAATGCGCCAGCAATTCTTGCTCTGAGCCGTATCTTCGCTGCAACGCAGCGTACTCCTCATTGATTTGGCGACGTGCACGTTCAAGGTCTTCCGTTAATAACTTCGCATAGGCATGATCTTCCACACCGGAGGTACTTCTAGCTGCATTGAGCATGTCTTCAACCAATGCTCGGGCCATCTCAACAGCAATAAATGGCGCAGCTCTTGAAGCAAACGACCTAGCAGCCCCTTCATTTAAAGCAGAAAGTGTTCGAATCATGCCGCCAATGCTTGCAGGAGCCGAGGTCATAAAAGCCTTTTCGGTGGTGCTAGCAGCTCCTGTATTTCGAGCAAACTTAAAAATAATGCCGTTACTAGAACCTGTACCAAGAAGTAAATTTTCGACCTGAGTTGATAACCCGGTTAGGGTCACGTTAGTGATTGTCGGATTTAGACAGCCGTCTTGTGTCACTGTGTCACATCGGTACATAGCGACGTTACCGCCATGAATTAGATGCTCAATAGTCACTTTATTGCCATTCAGTCTGGTCAGTTTTGGGGCTTTACCTTGGCCATCAGCGGCATTCGCTAAATCACCAACGATGATCGAGCCCGTCACGGACATAACCGCTTCAAGAAAACGATCATCCCCCGATGCAAACCAGCTTGATGCCGAATGACGTTTCAGTGCTCGCCAGACCAAATTACCTTTAATCGTTTTGTTCACATCAGATGCCGCGACACTTGAAGCATTCTCGTAAGGGTTCTTACCGTTGGATTCACTCCAACTGGTAAAAACGTCTCCAGCCCCTTTAAGTGAGCTCAACATGCTGGCTTCTGTTTGCCCCTTTTTACCAAAAGCAGCCAGGGTATCGTTCACGACTCCCTGAGCCATTTGACAGGAATTGCCGAAATACTCGTTCAACTGCTGGATTTTCTTTTGCAGTGTCTCCATGTGCTGGGAGCATTTCTCACACATAGCACTGAGCGCCAATTGGAATGCATATCCCTTGGCGTTTGCAGCAACAGAGCGAAGTAATTGAACAAACTGATCCGCGTTAACAAATGACAAACTTCCAGCGAACATATCAATGCCGCCACAACCGGCTTGGAATGACGGTGGCACCATAGAGACGAGGTTCTCATTCATGATCCTGTTACGAACAACAACACTTCCTCCAGATATAACGCCACGTCGTTGACTCTCGAATACACCAGGCGCAGTGCTGTTGGTCATTGAACCAAACAACTGGTTCATCTCCTGTTGCAAACTTGCTTGGCTCATAGACGAAAAACCAATCGCACAGGCGATTAACGATACTTGAAATACTTTTTTCATCGTTATAACCCTCCTTGTGCACGCAGATAGCGAACAAGGAACTCAGGGTCCTGTAATATCTTTTCGTTAAGCTCTTGGACTGACATCGCGAGTGACACGCCGGGTTGAACAGGCCTGGTGGCATAGTAAGTTTGATCGTCAATCCAACCGGCTTGATGGGCTGCAAGAATGATTCGATTATTGAGCTCATCAAGGCTCATTGCGCCCTGGCCAATCGGAGTGATGACATTAGGCGGGTCTACTAAGAAGACCGCTGGAACAGTCGTAACGGACAACGATTGTGCTTGTCCTGAATCGACTTTGTAATTTGGAAATTCTCCACTAGGTAAAGGCAAGCCATCGACAGCAATAGCAAACACCTCGAAACCGTAGTTCAAAGCCATGGATTCGATGATAGGCGCTTGAGCATGGCAGTAAGGGCAATCCGAACGATAGAAGAAGAACAAACCAGCCCGTTTTGCTACTTCACCTAAAGCAATATCTCGTTGAGAGCCAGCTTCTCGATCCATCCGATTGGCAGCATAAGTAGCCAAGGGTCTGCGACTGATTTCATCCAAAACAGGATCGCCCATGACCACCTGCTGACTAACATCAGCAAATAGTGAGCCCTTATCCATCATGACGCGCTGGAGATACAGATAGGCTCTAACGTTCTCATTCGTCGGCTCATCAATTGCCTTGTCCATGAACGACTGCATGTGCTCTCGGAACCAGGCAGCACTGAAGAGTTTTAGCTCGTCCTTAGTGGGCTCCATGACTCCAGATTCTGGCTTTATTTGCTCTTCAGCCTCCGCTGGTTCAGGAATGACCCGATACCAAAACCAGCCTTCCTGACCACGCTGATAGAATGGACCATCACTGGCATGGGCGGGCAAGATGAATAGAAAGAAAATAATGATTGGGATGGTCACCCACAGGATAAACCAAGGTAACAAAGGGGTTCTCATTGTCAGCTCCAGAAAATTTCATAGAGCTAACATGCTAAAGATCCCCGTTAGAGCGATTGGACAGATAGATGAAGGAATTGTGTGTGTTTCTGACTATAGGGAACTGTCAACCCAACTCAGCTGACTTGTCACTATCTCGATAATGCCTATGATATAAAACTGACACCCAACTCAATAAACAATCTCGACTTCAAAACAATGACATTTCGTTGATCAATGGCCTTTCTCCACAAAAAACGTCACCGATTAAAAACCTTAGAATAAAGGGCATTAATAAAAATGCTGCACTGCTCTTTCATTTTCCTGTTAAAATCAATATACGTATCTTCAGGTATTTTTAGAAAAAGAACATGGAACGGTATCTCTTGTCCTTGCTGCTGAATAATATCTGAAATCACACCCTGTGTTTTTTCAAGGTTAAGTGAAGCCCATCGTTCTTCTGATATAGGGTAAATAAATCCACATCCCTTGATTGCGGCAACATTTCCATGCTGCCCTATGTAAGTATGTAGCTGAAAAAGATCTTCACGCTTCACCCCAAATTGTGAATCAAATGCTTTATACTTCACATCAAATACGAATAAACTCTCATCGATTTCTATAACAAGATCAGGTTCAAGTTTTCTCATATAACCACTGAGAGCACCAGATGCTATTTGCTGACGTTGCTCGAACTTACCTAGCAGGCGTAGCCCATCTCGCTTGATGAGCTTACGAATGAAATATTCAAACAACATCGAAATATCGAAAAAGAAAGCACTCGAATCCTGCTGCGAATCAAAATCAGAGCCCTTCCTGTCAATGACTTGCTTAGATAAGTCAATGAGCACGTTATAATCATTGTAGAAAGGGTTGGTGAAATGAGAAGTCCTCAAAATTTCTTGCTGTGACCTTTTAATCCCCTGATTGGCAGTCAGAAATGCACTATAGATATTTCGTGTTTGGTGACAAAATGAGTAATGTGCAACTGCTTCATAAGCTTTTATAAAAAGTGAAGTTGCAGGGCTGTCGTAGCTGTGCTCTCGGTACGAGCATAAATATTTTCCAGATGATTTATTCTGGAAATAATCTGTAGCATTTATAGTTCCCCTTACGCGGGAAATACGATCATTTCTTGTAATATAAGTCTTTGGCAAGCCTAGGCGGTAGGCTCTCTTAAACTTAATGTTCCACAGATATGCTAAAAGCCACTCGTAACCGTCTGCGTGACTTTCTCCTCCAATGTTTTCTAATTCGAGAAATCCATCGGCATCTGCAATGATGTATTGAAGGAAAGCATCACCAAAACGTGAGCTGATCTTCAGAGAGTAATCTCCTCGCTTAACAAATCCGATTAGATTGCCCGTGTCGAGATTAAAATTTCTGGCATCCGTACCAGAGACACCGATGAAACCGCCATCTGTATTGTGTTCGTAATCTTCATCATTGAAGAGTATTAAAGCATCGGAAATATTATCATTCAGCGTTTTTTCGACATCACGAGATACCGAATTCAAAAAGTGCCAAATTGCAGACTCGTCGTTATGAGGATAGGTCCATTGTCCTTTTGATTTGGCACTAAGGGTTATCGACTTACCTAAACGTCTATTTGTCAAAATGCCTTCGCTGACAAAATAGGACTGGTTATCGACCAGTGTGCCGTTCTTAATGATATCGAAAAGCCACACAGTTTAAACCCCAAATGCCTTTCCGAAGGAGCTAATCAGCTCAGTCTCCTTACCTGTTCCACGAAGATACTCCTGTAATAACGGACGAATACAATCATCCCATACACGCTCTCGCACCTCCGAAACTGTAAGGCTGGTTGCATACTTTAAGTCCATCAAATAGGCATGACCAATTTGGTAATCATTACCAAGCAAAGGTTCTTTAGCTATCAATTCATTCAAGCGTTCAAGGTTATCCACCAAGGGCAGCCAAGCTTTGCAAAATTGGTTCAAATGGTATTTCAATAGCGCCATATCAGGCACCACTTCTTCCCAACGGAATCTTCGACGCAAAGCAAAGTCAAAACTTTCGACACTTCTGTCTATCGTGTTCATCGTTCCAATAAGATAGATGTTTGTTGGAATGAAGAACAAATACCCTTGTGCCTCCTTAAGCATACCAGTATGTTCATTGTTCAGATTGGAATATTGGGTTTTAACGCAACCTCTAGTACCTCGGTATTCCAGACAGTACATTAACTCACCAAAAACGCGAGACAACTCAGCCCGGTTTACCTCATCAATTATGAAGAAAAATGGTGGTACTGCTTCCGATACAAGCTTGGATATATCTGATATTTCGAAAATATCCTGCCAATGCTCGCCTGATAATTTTTCTCTAAACGGGAGAAGTTCCTTGATAGTAAGAGACTCCCACCTCTGAGTAAGTCCAAGCCCATATAAATCGATTTCCCACTTACCAGCGCTTCGGCAAAACTCTTTAAAAACACCATTTTGCAACGTTAATTGAGAGTTCCCATCATTGTCCAAAACCGGACGTAGCCCTTCCATAAAGTCTTCATAACTGAAAGAAGGATGAAATTGAACCAACTCAATCTGACTTGCATGTGTGAGACGGCTGTAGGGAGCAAATTCCTCTTTCCAGATGTCAAACAAAAGCGAAGTTTGCAGGCGTGCTTGATAAGTTTTCCCTGTCCCCGGCGCACCGTATTTAACAATCTGCTTCTTTAAACTGAATGGGTTTGACAAATTCTCGTAAAGCACCCAAACAAACTGACTAAGATAAAACTCATCAGTTTTACCTTCCCTAAGCTCATTATCAAACTCGCTTTTGATGCTCTTTAATAGAAAAATGTTTTTAGCAAACCAGCTTTGATTTTCTTCTGCTGGGTATACTGGAATTATCCCTTCGCGTATAAGCCAACTAAAAACCTGATTGAATTTACCGGAATCAACCGTTGTGGAGACTTCGAGCGTACAAGCTGCTGCCACTCGATTAACGAGAACAGGGTTGTTGGATTTACCTTGGTTAGCCCACGTATCAGCAAAAACCGTGAAGTTTTCACTGTTTGGAATCAATATAAATTGTTCTAATGCGGATATGAAATCCTTGTTTTTAATGAATGACTGGAAATTGTCATTGCTCAACACAGACTGTCCGCGAGAAGCGATACCGTTACTCTTCTCATAGATTAACTGCTTCAGAAAAGCTTCATCATTTTGAGACAAGCCTTCTCCAGATGTGATTCGCTCACGGATTTGAGCGACCTGACTGTAAAAGTCTCGATAGGCTTTGTGCCATCCATTGACTTCATGCTTCCTGTTCTCAATAAGATATTTATATAGGTTTTTCAGTCTACTTTTCATTTATTCCCTTGTTACTCGATTACCGGACACACATCTTGAATTCATTTTGAGCTTTTTAGAGAGACTTATTTAGTCTGAAAACAGTAACCAAAGTCTTCATTGCTCCTGACGGAACGACTACAAAATGCAAATCACTGTTACTGTGCCGCCAAATATCAGCTTTGTTACTATATTTTTGGTTCTTATGAAGTGTTACCTTTTCAGGCAAAATTGCTTTTGTCAATGATGAGCTAAATAACTTTGAAATCAAAGCCTTCCAAGGATGCTTTGGCACACCATCAGAAAGCCGTTCCATGAATCTTTCAAGCGCGTGACGAGTCACCACGACAGGTCCAATGTTCGGAACATTTATTACTTCATCGATGTCTCTCACTGTAGCATTATCGACGCTGTATTCTTCGAAGGAATGTGAGAGCCAATCGTCCCGCTTCTCTACCGAGATCTGTGCTTCCTGGTATCGAGTGAGCAAAAACCTAGTCAGGCTGTAAAGTGAATGCTGAGTTGAGCGTTGTTTCTGTAACTTTTTGATAGCTCCTTTACTGACCCGGATTTGAAGCCCATTACCGCTTCGGTTACTCCCCATCACCTCTTTCACTGACAGTAGGTGATGAATCGCATAGAGCTCAGCTGCAATTGGCTTTTGCTGCTCAGCTAGCTTGTCGTATTGCTCACCTAAATTGACCCTTAGTTCGCCTCCTCTTCGAAGGCCGGTCTTCCAGTAAACCGTAAACTCACCATCAATCTGCTTTGTTAACAGGGTTAATACCATCATGTTTGTTTCTCCTATTGGTTATCTATTTTTCATTCTCCAAGTTTTTTCAAATATGCAAGGCGCAAAAAAGGGGCCGAAGCCCCTTGGATCAGATATGAACTTTCGGAAAGCCCATGGCACCGTAAACATTCAGCACATCATTCCAATCCCAACTTTTCACGCCGAGTGACGTTGGTATCGGAGGGATCAACACTTGTGTCAGAATGCCTTTCTGCCAGGCCTTTTTCTTGAGTTCATTCGCTGCATTCAGGCCTGTCTCAGAGAGATCGTGGTCTGCCCAGATGTACAGCATTTTCACATTACTTGGTGTTTCGAACCTAGCCAGTAGCGTTGCATTTACAACCGACCAACATGTTTGCCCCGTTGCTCTGGTAACCGCTAAAGCTGTTTCGATGCCTTCAGACACACCTAATACCTCACCAGGTTCACCTATCGGAATGGCACCACCAGTGATTGTTCTGTCACTGGGTATCGGCATCATCTTTTTAGGCTTTTCGACCGGTGCTTTGAATCCATCTTCACTTAGGTAGATCCGATGGAACGTGGCCGAACGCCCTTGCTGCGTGACGATTTTACCTAGCAGCGCTGGGTAGCTATCGATAAACAGACCATCTTCATCATGGTAAGGCAAGTTTGGATGAAACCTCAGCACCGAATCCCATTCAGGACGAAGCCGCGTAACAATGCCACGACGATGCAAGTAGTTCCAAACAGGTTGCGCACGAGTATCAGCAAGGGATAACGTTTCTCCCCAGGTCTGATTCAAGCGATGGATAATCGCTTTGTCCTCGTCCTGCTTTCTAGCCCTCCAATCAACAGCGTTACTCGGTATTACCCGAGTTGGTACTTGTCCGGGTTGAATACCTAGAACTTGACCGATTGCTTCAATAGACTGAGCAAAGTTCCATCCATTAATCCAAGACAACAGTTCAAAACCATCATGAAAGATACCGCAGGTGTTACAAACGCCACCTCCGGTATATTCAGCATCTTTGAACAGCCTAAAGCCATCACGACCGCCATGAACAGGACAAGCCACATGACGGCCTTTTCGAGCAATAGCGGCATCGAGTTCTGGCACCAATGCCGCCAAGACTTGAAGCCATTGGCCATTAAGATATGGCCTTACTGTTTCAATCTGTAAAGGTAACGCCATATAACCTCCTTAAGTAAAATGCCGACTCCTACCACTGGTGGTAAAAGTCAGCTTGGGTCCTGCATTAGCCGTTCGGTTAATACAGGATCGTTAGTCAAGCTGGATACCGTGTCGTCTTAATAGCCACATGATGGAATCACGAAGCACATCAGGATCGACAACCGCAGCCATTGCGCAAACACGAAAGCAAAATGGAGCCAATTCGTCATTTTGGATCCACGACAACACATCCTTTCGCAATCGAGTACTGACACGACCGTCCAGCAATACTCGGATCGCATCCAATAGAATGCCTTCGCGTAACTGCCAGATTTCCGTGTCAGACCAAGTGACTGGGGCATCATCAAACTCAAATAGAAATTCGAGCTGTGATGACGTGTGTTGATAGGACTGCTTTTGTGATGAAGGAGAATGGGCAATGCGCCCATTCATTAAAGATAACCGCGTTCGGCAAGCGAAACGCAGCCCTCGGATGCGACCACGACATGGTCAAGCGTTCGAATATCAACAAGTGACAAGGCGTCACGGAGTCGATGAGTTATGCGTTTATCAGCTTCACTGGGCTCAGGATCACCCGATGGATGGTTATGAACCAGTATCACTGCTGCCGCATTAAGCTCTAGCGCACGCTTTGTTACTTCCCTTGGATACACGCTCGCCGCATCTAAAG
This genomic interval from Idiomarinaceae bacterium HL-53 contains the following:
- a CDS encoding flagellar transcriptional activator FlhC, yielding MIDNLSKSELFTRASLLIKYGFRTTIIALDTGLPIHIIRRLHKEVTGKSPCPGQLPESDAIVKSRRALVEGSLLMALYVNIGGDNVYKQLNIDALMKAYDAYLVAREEADLPAEIPWKKLTINEGWVLARDLRSQLASLHRCRCGSLYLTVSQQRIQLKCPVCEIMAEQTTRALFEN
- a CDS encoding conjugal transfer mating pair stabilization protein TraG produces the protein MWEIYSIGDSAFLEQVLNAVAMITGTGDFTSMVRIGLLIGVLMVSVQALMQGGRGINFQHVLVSWLVFATMFGPSTRVSIEDAYTGQVRVVDNVPIGVAAAGSTISTVGFQITRLFETAFSTPAMTEYGFASSLQSLIKVRKQVMDRSGLGDANRVGGSDIEQSWFNYIKECTLIGIDIGQKNLDQVLSDPNPMTALRFDSRIYGTRIMLSGSSSDLDCTDAYSQLKLMTESTFIPRLKQVLSASLGTSSATDTDDVIRNALNNLGLASVNTQEYMTSSVLLPIYEQSVTGKYMDDQAFTAAVMVNQAIEQRNTQWAAEQTLFQSIVRPMMTFFEGFIYAITPLMAFVIALGQIGMRMAGKYLLILLWIQLWMPVMAIINLYIHLTVAGKMSALDAFAGTEVPSFAGMMQMDSVLQTWIATGGMLASSVPAISLMLVYGSAITATHLAGRLQNGDAIDEKMASPDVAKNAPVMQSQSMFQNSALTGSAMTGASNLLSSFSVGNAVGSMVGSAKESMTQATQAFSRQVGNTMSRTFGEKLSYDNLSSVGRQIGSSNSASSAVVNQVTDDLQTRYGFGDDKKDAVRGLVSGVLSGGLRVGGDGTITNPGEKEVADKGFLGRLLGTGGNDSPQGNLPGVDKPDSSRVPKLSRVRAGLDLGGNFSGQVESSEGSSRSTTANTLTGEMQSLASSDSRRAEYRDAMVKDLSDSRRSGFEMSLSNQDYQSLQSSAQDVVTASNRFSELDQASYSLSGQRNTDGATLTRLAADNPEVMDYLGRYMNQHVEAGNRLRENLPMYQRLLPEDNQAYVAAAMESLTYSNSSTPAERDNDYQAAMTVMAMATGADLRSIQPRSNEGLSSTAPTFGGTQSQVESGVLGGYEDAATVQTQFNAAQSAYQTNLFGIDGQLNEHQQQAQQAVASDTSTYQSGLNSEAGSQWRSRIMADDSGVSGAEMFFNSASAIGDFSGKHTDAALHTLNHFGEDYESYKEQALEDPGSRGFLHNATVASKSTWDGLKAAVDAGTSLENPLTAFNDAYSGSSSQYASEVNWGTKSEAMLAGAFGAAVNNRYGEFLEQYADDFKQEAYSEGQRMGLTPIQSQVFAQAFNEGLAGRVFNSEDSSSWSPEMLGLREQMLNDYRQKDESGGYIPDSVSEEDKAFVDKQIAVISNASLAGDYAQNNLIDIRAYNQASGRN
- a CDS encoding conjugative transfer pilus assembly protein TraH — encoded protein: MKKVFQVSLIACAIGFSSMSQASLQQEMNQLFGSMTNSTAPGVFESQRRGVISGGSVVVRNRIMNENLVSMVPPSFQAGCGGIDMFAGSLSFVNADQFVQLLRSVAANAKGYAFQLALSAMCEKCSQHMETLQKKIQQLNEYFGNSCQMAQGVVNDTLAAFGKKGQTEASMLSSLKGAGDVFTSWSESNGKNPYENASSVAASDVNKTIKGNLVWRALKRHSASSWFASGDDRFLEAVMSVTGSIIVGDLANAADGQGKAPKLTRLNGNKVTIEHLIHGGNVAMYRCDTVTQDGCLNPTITNVTLTGLSTQVENLLLGTGSSNGIIFKFARNTGAASTTEKAFMTSAPASIGGMIRTLSALNEGAARSFASRAAPFIAVEMARALVEDMLNAARSTSGVEDHAYAKLLTEDLERARRQINEEYAALQRRYGSEQELLAHFNQVIQTIRKQRYYTVKSTALGE
- a CDS encoding conjugal transfer pilus assembly protein TraF produces the protein MRTPLLPWFILWVTIPIIIFFLFILPAHASDGPFYQRGQEGWFWYRVIPEPAEAEEQIKPESGVMEPTKDELKLFSAAWFREHMQSFMDKAIDEPTNENVRAYLYLQRVMMDKGSLFADVSQQVVMGDPVLDEISRRPLATYAANRMDREAGSQRDIALGEVAKRAGLFFFYRSDCPYCHAQAPIIESMALNYGFEVFAIAVDGLPLPSGEFPNYKVDSGQAQSLSVTTVPAVFLVDPPNVITPIGQGAMSLDELNNRIILAAHQAGWIDDQTYYATRPVQPGVSLAMSVQELNEKILQDPEFLVRYLRAQGGL
- a CDS encoding 5-methylcytosine-specific restriction endonuclease McrBC, regulatory subunit McrC translates to MWLFDIIKNGTLVDNQSYFVSEGILTNRRLGKSITLSAKSKGQWTYPHNDESAIWHFLNSVSRDVEKTLNDNISDALILFNDEDYEHNTDGGFIGVSGTDARNFNLDTGNLIGFVKRGDYSLKISSRFGDAFLQYIIADADGFLELENIGGESHADGYEWLLAYLWNIKFKRAYRLGLPKTYITRNDRISRVRGTINATDYFQNKSSGKYLCSYREHSYDSPATSLFIKAYEAVAHYSFCHQTRNIYSAFLTANQGIKRSQQEILRTSHFTNPFYNDYNVLIDLSKQVIDRKGSDFDSQQDSSAFFFDISMLFEYFIRKLIKRDGLRLLGKFEQRQQIASGALSGYMRKLEPDLVIEIDESLFVFDVKYKAFDSQFGVKREDLFQLHTYIGQHGNVAAIKGCGFIYPISEERWASLNLEKTQGVISDIIQQQGQEIPFHVLFLKIPEDTYIDFNRKMKEQCSIFINALYSKVFNR